A genome region from Staphylococcus capitis subsp. capitis includes the following:
- the rlmN gene encoding 23S rRNA (adenine(2503)-C(2))-methyltransferase RlmN — translation MITAEKKKKNKFLPNFDKQSIYSLRYDEMQQWLIDHGQQKFRAKQIFEWLYQKRVDSIDEMTNLSKELRQVLKDNFAMTTLTTVVKQESKDGTIKFLFELQDGYTIETVLMRHEYGNSVCVTTQVGCRIGCTFCASTLGGLKRNLEAGEIVSQVLTVQKALDETDERVSQIVIMGIGEPFENYDEMMDFLRIVNDDNSLNIGARHITVSTSGIIPRIYDFAEEDIQINFAVSLHGAKDEIRSRLMPINRAYNVEKLMEAIKYYQEQTNRRVTFEYGLFGGVNDQLEHARDLAHLIKNLNCHVNLIPVNHVPERNYVKTPKDDIFKFEKELKRLGINATIRREQGSDIDAACGQLRAKERQVETR, via the coding sequence ATGATTACTGCAGAAAAAAAGAAAAAGAATAAGTTCTTACCTAATTTTGATAAACAATCAATTTATTCTTTGCGTTATGATGAAATGCAGCAATGGTTAATTGACCACGGACAACAAAAATTTAGAGCCAAACAAATTTTTGAATGGTTATATCAAAAACGAGTGGATAGTATTGATGAAATGACGAATCTTTCTAAAGAATTACGTCAAGTTTTAAAAGATAATTTTGCAATGACTACATTGACGACAGTAGTTAAGCAAGAAAGTAAAGATGGAACGATTAAATTTTTATTTGAATTGCAAGATGGTTACACGATCGAAACGGTATTGATGAGACATGAATACGGTAATTCAGTTTGTGTCACAACACAAGTAGGTTGTCGTATCGGTTGTACATTCTGTGCATCTACTTTAGGTGGTTTAAAGCGAAATCTAGAAGCGGGAGAAATAGTGTCTCAAGTACTCACAGTTCAAAAAGCTTTAGACGAAACGGATGAGCGTGTATCTCAAATCGTAATTATGGGTATCGGGGAACCATTTGAAAATTATGATGAGATGATGGATTTCTTAAGAATCGTTAATGATGATAATAGCTTAAATATTGGGGCTCGTCATATTACAGTGTCCACTTCCGGTATAATTCCTAGAATTTATGATTTCGCTGAAGAAGACATTCAAATTAATTTTGCAGTAAGTCTACATGGTGCTAAAGATGAAATTCGTTCTCGTTTGATGCCGATTAACCGTGCTTATAATGTTGAAAAATTAATGGAAGCGATTAAATATTATCAAGAACAAACAAATCGTCGTGTTACATTTGAATATGGTCTTTTCGGTGGCGTAAATGACCAACTTGAACATGCAAGAGACTTAGCACACTTAATTAAAAATCTAAACTGTCATGTAAATCTAATTCCAGTAAACCATGTACCTGAACGTAATTATGTTAAAACTCCTAAAGATGATATTTTTAAATTTGAAAAAGAATTAAAGAGATTAGGAATCAATGCTACAATAAGACGTGAACAAGGATCAGACATTGATGCAGCGTGTGGTCAATTAAGAGCAAAGGAACGACAAGTAGAAACGAGGTAA
- the rsmB gene encoding 16S rRNA (cytosine(967)-C(5))-methyltransferase RsmB: MINTVRAHAFETIQHILNEGAYSNLKINEVLSSNIIADVDRNLFTELVYGTIKRKYTLDYILKPFVKTKIKGWVRQLLWMSIYQYVYLDKVPDHAIINEAVDIAKQRGGHHNGNIVNGILRSLMRSDLPDFQEIRDDKKRIAIEYSLPKWLVNHWVTHHGLEKTEEIAQSLLAPVKSTVRANISRGSVDDIVTKLENEGFNVEKDDILPFCLHVSGQTIVNSRAFKDGYVSIQDKSSMMVAHIMKLGRDDKVLDACSAPGGKACHMAEILSPEGQVDATDIHLHKIDLIQYNIKKLKLDNIHAFQHDATEPYKEMYDKILVDAPCSGLGVLRHKPEIKYTQTQDSIQSLVDLQLQILENIKHNIKSGGTITYSTCTIEQMENENVIYTFLKQNEEFEFEPFQHPVTGKQVKTLQILPQDFDSDGFFITQIKRKES; the protein is encoded by the coding sequence ATGATAAATACTGTCAGAGCCCATGCCTTCGAAACTATCCAGCATATTTTAAATGAAGGCGCATATAGTAATTTGAAAATTAATGAAGTCTTATCTTCTAATATCATCGCTGATGTTGATCGAAATTTATTCACTGAGCTTGTTTATGGAACAATTAAAAGAAAATACACCTTGGATTATATTTTAAAACCTTTTGTAAAAACGAAAATAAAAGGATGGGTACGTCAGCTTTTATGGATGAGTATTTATCAATATGTTTATTTAGATAAAGTACCAGATCATGCCATTATCAATGAAGCAGTTGATATTGCTAAACAAAGAGGTGGCCATCATAATGGAAATATTGTCAACGGTATTTTACGTTCACTAATGAGAAGTGACCTGCCTGATTTTCAAGAAATAAGAGATGACAAGAAACGAATCGCTATAGAGTATAGCTTGCCTAAATGGCTAGTTAATCACTGGGTAACGCATCATGGCCTTGAAAAAACAGAAGAAATTGCACAGTCATTATTAGCTCCTGTAAAGTCAACAGTGAGAGCTAACATTTCTCGTGGTTCTGTAGATGACATCGTTACTAAATTGGAAAATGAAGGATTTAATGTTGAAAAAGATGATATTTTACCTTTTTGTTTGCACGTGAGTGGGCAAACGATTGTAAATTCTAGAGCCTTTAAAGATGGTTATGTATCTATTCAAGATAAGAGCTCGATGATGGTAGCTCATATAATGAAATTAGGCAGAGATGATAAAGTATTAGATGCATGTAGTGCTCCGGGAGGAAAAGCCTGTCATATGGCGGAAATATTATCTCCTGAAGGGCAAGTTGACGCTACAGATATTCATCTTCATAAAATTGACCTTATCCAGTATAATATTAAAAAGTTAAAGCTTGATAATATTCATGCTTTCCAACATGATGCAACTGAACCTTATAAAGAGATGTATGACAAAATTTTAGTAGATGCACCTTGTAGTGGTTTAGGTGTGTTAAGACATAAACCTGAAATAAAATATACTCAGACTCAAGATAGCATTCAATCACTTGTTGATTTACAACTACAAATATTAGAGAATATTAAACATAACATTAAATCTGGTGGTACGATTACGTATTCAACATGTACAATAGAACAAATGGAAAATGAGAATGTAATTTATACATTTTTAAAACAAAATGAAGAGTTTGAATTTGAGCCTTTCCAACACCCTGTTACTGGAAAGCAAGTAAAGACATTACAAATATTGCCACAAGATTTTGACTCGGATGGATTCTTTATAACTCAAATTAAAAGAAAGGAAAGTTAA
- the fmt gene encoding methionyl-tRNA formyltransferase, with protein sequence MSKIIFMGTPDFSTKVLEMLIAEHDVIAVVTQPDRPVGRKKVMTPPPVKKVALEHDIKIYQPEKLKDSAELEELLTLDADLIVTAAFGQLLPESLLNAPRLGAINVHASLLPKYRGGAPIHQAIIDGEAETGITIMYMVKKLDAGNIISQKAINIEEDDNVGTMHDKLSFLGADLLRETMPSIINETNDSIPQDDAKATFASNISREDERINWNQSAQDIHNHIRGLSPWPVAYTTMDDKNLKLFSAHVITGKNGDTGKIIETTKKAIIIGTGSNDAIALTDMQLAGKKRMLVANYLSGVQESLVGKQLI encoded by the coding sequence ATGAGTAAAATTATATTTATGGGTACACCTGACTTTTCAACTAAAGTACTAGAAATGTTAATTGCAGAACACGACGTGATTGCAGTGGTGACACAACCTGATCGTCCAGTTGGTCGTAAAAAAGTTATGACGCCACCTCCTGTAAAAAAAGTAGCGCTTGAACATGACATTAAAATCTATCAGCCTGAAAAACTTAAAGATTCAGCAGAACTTGAAGAATTATTAACGTTAGATGCTGATTTAATTGTTACCGCTGCATTTGGTCAATTACTACCTGAGTCTTTACTTAATGCCCCACGTTTAGGAGCAATTAATGTACACGCTTCATTACTACCAAAATATCGTGGTGGCGCACCCATTCACCAAGCAATTATTGATGGCGAAGCAGAGACAGGCATAACGATAATGTATATGGTGAAAAAATTAGATGCTGGTAATATTATTTCTCAGAAAGCAATTAACATTGAGGAAGATGATAATGTAGGTACAATGCATGATAAATTAAGTTTCCTTGGTGCTGATTTACTTAGAGAAACAATGCCTTCGATTATTAATGAAACGAATGATAGTATTCCTCAAGATGATGCAAAAGCGACATTTGCTTCTAACATTAGCAGAGAAGATGAACGAATCAATTGGAACCAAAGTGCTCAAGATATTCATAATCATATACGTGGGTTATCACCATGGCCTGTAGCATATACAACTATGGATGACAAAAACCTTAAATTATTCTCAGCTCACGTTATCACAGGTAAAAATGGAGATACGGGTAAAATTATTGAAACTACTAAAAAAGCTATCATTATTGGAACAGGATCTAACGATGCTATCGCTTTAACGGATATGCAACTTGCTGGGAAAAAACGCATGTTAGTAGCTAATTATCTTAGTGGCGTTCAAGAGTCACTAGTTGGGAAACAATTAATATGA
- a CDS encoding peptide deformylase, translating to MTVKKLVKSTHPILKKEIKTVNQYDDQLKSLLQDLEDTLYAEEAAAISAPQIGVNQRVALIDMELEGLLQLINPVIKSHSDEEITDLEGSITLPNIFGEVTRSKMIVVQCNDVNGNQVELTAYDDVARMILHMVDHLNGILFTEKANRILNEDEVEAYFENE from the coding sequence ATGACAGTAAAGAAATTGGTTAAATCTACACATCCGATTTTAAAAAAAGAAATTAAGACCGTGAATCAATATGATGACCAGTTAAAATCATTATTACAGGATTTAGAAGATACTTTATATGCAGAAGAGGCTGCTGCAATTAGTGCACCACAAATTGGGGTGAACCAACGAGTTGCATTAATCGATATGGAACTCGAGGGACTACTTCAATTAATTAATCCAGTCATTAAAAGTCATTCTGATGAAGAAATTACTGATCTTGAAGGTTCGATTACTTTACCTAATATTTTTGGTGAGGTAACTAGAAGTAAAATGATTGTTGTACAATGCAATGATGTAAATGGAAATCAAGTTGAATTGACAGCGTATGATGATGTAGCTCGAATGATATTACATATGGTAGATCATTTAAATGGTATCCTTTTTACAGAGAAAGCAAATCGTATTTTAAATGAAGATGAAGTGGAGGCATATTTTGAAAATGAGTAA
- a CDS encoding TM2 domain-containing protein, which translates to MEVNKVIYILLAVFLGSFGIHKFYAGKPFQGIMHILFCWTAIPHILAIISAILTLFRPADEYGNVTM; encoded by the coding sequence ATGGAAGTAAATAAGGTAATATATATTTTATTAGCTGTTTTTCTAGGAAGCTTTGGCATTCATAAATTTTACGCTGGTAAACCATTTCAAGGAATTATGCATATTTTATTCTGTTGGACAGCCATTCCTCATATTCTAGCTATCATCAGTGCAATTTTAACTTTATTCAGACCAGCTGACGAATATGGTAATGTAACAATGTAA
- the priA gene encoding primosomal protein N', protein MIAKVIVDIPSKSVDFKFDYIVPTHLESVVQVGVRVIVPFGPRTIQGYVMDIQDEPDEDVNISKLKAIKEVQDIQPELTTELVQLSEWMSHYHVTKRISVLEAMLPSAIKAKYNKAFEIIKGDDLPEAILKKFNKDGHYLYKDAQHNNDLDDLLSLMKEGLVQEVTLLTQNIKKKTQRAIAVREEFNGDDVLARLEKYAKQYDLYAFLLEESHRTIFLKEIEDIGFSKSSLDSLIKKGYVEKYDAEVNRDPFANRIFEQEDKRQLTTEQQQAYEAVKNKIDHNESRTFLLHGVTGSGKTEVYLQTIEAVLNKGKEAMMLVPEIALTPQMVLRFKRRFGDDVAVLHSGLSNGERYDEWQKIRDGRARVSVGARSSVFAPFKKLGIIIIDEEHESTYKQEDYPRYHARDIAQWRSQYHQCPVILGSATPSLETYARAEKDVYELLSLPHRVNQQALPHINIVDMREELSEGNRSMFSNSLKEAIQQCLDKQEQIVLFLNRRGYASFMLCRDCGYVPQCPNCDISLTYHKTTDQLKCHYCGYQETPPNLCPNCESDHIRQVGTGTQRVEELLQQEFPESRIIRMDVDTTSKKGAHEKLLNDFEAGKGDILLGTQMIAKGLDYPNITLVGVLNADTMLNLPDFRASERTYQLLTQVSGRAGRHEKEGQVIIQTYNPEHYAIEDVKLNDYLTFYQKEMNFRKLGKYPPYYFLINFTISHKDMKKVMEASKHIHQILLQHLSEKALVLGPSPAALSRINNEYRFQILVKYKSEPQLHQALQYLDDYYHDQYVKEKLALKIDINPQMMM, encoded by the coding sequence ATGATTGCAAAAGTAATTGTTGATATACCATCTAAAAGTGTTGATTTTAAATTCGATTATATTGTCCCGACTCATTTAGAAAGTGTCGTTCAAGTTGGAGTGCGTGTGATTGTTCCTTTTGGACCTCGTACTATCCAAGGCTATGTGATGGACATTCAAGATGAACCTGATGAAGATGTTAACATCTCCAAGCTTAAAGCGATTAAAGAAGTTCAAGATATTCAACCAGAGCTTACTACAGAACTTGTTCAATTAAGTGAATGGATGAGTCATTATCACGTTACTAAACGTATTTCTGTGCTTGAGGCTATGCTGCCGAGTGCAATAAAAGCAAAATATAATAAAGCTTTTGAAATAATTAAGGGGGATGACCTACCTGAAGCAATTTTAAAGAAATTTAATAAAGATGGTCACTATTTATATAAAGATGCGCAACACAATAATGATTTAGATGACCTGCTCTCTTTAATGAAAGAGGGACTTGTACAAGAAGTCACTTTATTGACTCAAAATATTAAGAAGAAAACACAAAGAGCGATTGCTGTAAGAGAAGAATTCAATGGAGATGATGTTTTAGCTCGACTTGAAAAGTACGCGAAACAATATGATTTATACGCTTTTTTATTAGAGGAATCGCATCGCACTATATTTTTAAAAGAAATAGAAGATATTGGATTCTCTAAGTCTAGTTTAGATTCTTTAATTAAAAAGGGCTACGTTGAAAAATATGATGCTGAGGTTAATCGTGATCCATTTGCTAACCGCATATTTGAACAAGAAGATAAACGTCAACTTACAACTGAACAACAACAGGCTTATGAAGCAGTTAAAAATAAAATTGATCACAATGAATCTAGAACCTTTTTACTACATGGTGTGACAGGTTCTGGCAAAACCGAAGTTTATCTACAAACAATAGAAGCCGTTTTAAATAAAGGTAAAGAGGCGATGATGCTTGTACCAGAAATTGCCCTTACACCTCAAATGGTTTTAAGGTTCAAACGTCGTTTTGGAGATGATGTTGCTGTACTTCATTCAGGTTTATCTAATGGTGAACGCTATGATGAATGGCAAAAAATCCGTGACGGTCGTGCGCGTGTAAGTGTAGGTGCACGTTCGAGTGTGTTTGCACCTTTTAAAAAATTAGGAATTATTATTATCGATGAGGAACATGAATCTACATATAAACAGGAAGATTATCCAAGATATCATGCGAGAGATATCGCACAATGGCGTAGTCAATATCATCAATGTCCTGTCATACTCGGAAGCGCGACACCAAGTTTAGAAACATATGCGAGAGCGGAGAAAGATGTTTACGAATTACTATCCTTACCACATAGAGTGAATCAACAGGCATTACCTCATATTAATATTGTAGATATGCGTGAAGAGTTAAGTGAAGGAAATCGCTCTATGTTCTCTAATTCGCTTAAAGAAGCGATTCAACAATGCTTAGATAAACAAGAACAAATCGTACTTTTCTTAAATAGAAGAGGCTATGCTTCATTTATGTTATGTAGAGATTGTGGATATGTTCCGCAATGTCCTAATTGTGATATTTCATTGACATATCATAAAACGACTGATCAACTGAAATGTCATTATTGTGGTTATCAAGAAACACCACCTAATTTATGCCCAAATTGCGAAAGTGATCATATTAGACAAGTAGGTACTGGAACGCAACGTGTTGAGGAATTGTTGCAACAGGAATTTCCAGAATCAAGAATTATACGAATGGATGTTGATACCACATCTAAAAAGGGTGCACATGAAAAGTTACTAAATGACTTTGAAGCGGGTAAAGGTGATATTCTCCTAGGTACGCAAATGATTGCGAAAGGTTTAGATTATCCTAATATCACATTAGTTGGTGTCTTAAATGCTGACACCATGCTTAATTTGCCTGATTTTAGAGCAAGTGAACGAACATATCAATTATTGACTCAAGTTTCTGGTCGTGCTGGTCGTCATGAAAAGGAAGGTCAAGTCATTATACAAACGTATAATCCGGAACATTATGCTATTGAAGATGTAAAACTAAATGATTATCTCACGTTCTATCAAAAAGAAATGAACTTTCGTAAACTAGGGAAATATCCACCTTATTATTTCTTAATTAATTTTACAATTTCACATAAAGATATGAAAAAAGTGATGGAAGCGTCAAAACACATTCATCAAATATTATTGCAGCATTTAAGTGAGAAAGCTTTAGTTCTAGGGCCATCGCCCGCAGCCTTATCAAGGATAAATAATGAATATCGTTTCCAAATCTTAGTAAAATATAAAAGTGAACCACAATTACATCAGGCACTTCAATATTTAGATGATTATTATCATGACCAGTATGTAAAAGAAAAATTAGCACTTAAAATTGATATCAACCCACAAATGATGATGTGA
- the coaBC gene encoding bifunctional phosphopantothenoylcysteine decarboxylase/phosphopantothenate--cysteine ligase CoaBC, which translates to MKHILLAVTGGIAAYKAIDLTSKLTQAGYEVRVMLSNHAQEFVTPLSFQAISRNPVYTNTFKEETPEEIQHVSLGDWADAIVIAPATANTIAKLSVGIADDMITSTLLATETPKFVAPAMNVHMFENPRTQRNIEVLKGDGYHFIEPGDGYLACGYVAKGRMEEPLQIVSVMNQFFNNDAVSTDSSFSGKRALVTAGPTVEVIDPVRYVTNRSSGKMGFAIAEALREKGAEVTLVTGPTQLTDPKGINVIHVQSAEDMFNAVKERYNAQDIIFKAAAVSDYTPSEVLDHKMKKREGDLSVTFKRTTDILKYLGDNKKHQYLVGFAAETQNIEAYAQDKLARKNADVIISNNVGDQSIGFSSDDNELTMHFKNKDMVNIKKGKKVELAKQILDELETRWQQ; encoded by the coding sequence ATGAAACACATTTTATTAGCTGTAACTGGAGGCATTGCAGCATATAAAGCGATAGATTTAACGAGTAAGTTAACTCAAGCAGGTTATGAAGTTAGAGTAATGCTTTCTAACCATGCACAAGAGTTTGTTACACCACTCTCATTTCAAGCTATTAGCAGAAATCCAGTTTATACCAATACTTTTAAAGAAGAAACACCAGAAGAAATTCAACATGTATCTTTAGGCGATTGGGCAGACGCAATTGTTATAGCGCCAGCTACAGCTAATACAATTGCGAAGTTAAGTGTAGGTATCGCTGACGATATGATTACATCAACGTTACTTGCTACTGAAACGCCAAAGTTTGTTGCGCCAGCAATGAATGTGCATATGTTTGAAAATCCTCGTACTCAACGTAATATTGAAGTTCTAAAAGGAGATGGCTATCATTTCATTGAACCTGGTGACGGGTATTTAGCTTGTGGTTATGTAGCAAAAGGACGAATGGAAGAACCGTTGCAAATTGTGTCTGTAATGAACCAATTTTTCAATAATGATGCAGTTTCGACTGATAGTTCATTTTCAGGGAAGAGAGCTCTAGTAACTGCAGGGCCTACAGTTGAAGTCATTGATCCGGTGAGATATGTTACAAATCGTTCTTCAGGTAAAATGGGCTTTGCGATAGCTGAAGCTCTTAGAGAGAAGGGGGCTGAAGTAACATTAGTAACAGGGCCTACGCAATTAACAGATCCTAAGGGCATCAATGTGATACATGTTCAAAGTGCTGAGGACATGTTCAATGCTGTAAAAGAAAGATATAATGCGCAAGATATTATTTTTAAAGCGGCTGCTGTTTCAGACTATACACCTTCAGAAGTGCTAGATCATAAAATGAAGAAACGTGAAGGAGACTTATCTGTCACATTCAAGCGTACAACTGATATCTTAAAGTATTTAGGTGACAACAAAAAGCATCAATATTTAGTTGGCTTCGCTGCTGAAACTCAAAATATTGAAGCGTATGCGCAAGATAAATTAGCTCGTAAAAATGCTGATGTCATTATTTCAAATAATGTAGGTGATCAATCTATAGGATTTAGTTCTGATGATAATGAATTGACGATGCATTTTAAGAATAAAGATATGGTCAATATAAAGAAGGGCAAAAAAGTAGAATTAGCTAAACAAATTTTAGATGAATTAGAAACTAGGTGGCAACAATGA
- the rpoZ gene encoding DNA-directed RNA polymerase subunit omega: MLNPPLNQLTAKINSKYLIATTAAKRARELDEKHETALIENYHSAKPVGRALEEIADGKIEPVIPEEYLG, translated from the coding sequence ATGTTAAATCCACCGTTAAACCAACTTACTGCAAAAATTAATTCTAAATATCTTATCGCTACAACTGCTGCGAAAAGAGCACGCGAGTTAGATGAAAAACATGAAACAGCACTTATAGAAAATTATCATTCAGCTAAACCAGTCGGTAGAGCTTTAGAAGAAATTGCTGATGGTAAAATTGAACCAGTAATTCCTGAAGAATACTTAGGTTAA
- the gmk gene encoding guanylate kinase gives MDNEKGLLIVLSGPSGVGKGTVRKQIFDDPTTSYKYSISMTTRNMREGEVDGVDYFFKTKEQFEELIKDDQFIEYAEYVGNYYGTPVQYVKDTMDQGYDVFLEIEVEGAKQVRKKFPDALFIFLAPPSLDDLRERLVGRGTESDEKIQSRVNEARKEVEMMNLYDYVVVNDEVELAKNRIQSIVEAEHLKRERIEAKYRKMLLEAKK, from the coding sequence ATGGATAATGAAAAAGGATTGCTAATTGTTCTTTCAGGTCCTTCTGGTGTCGGCAAAGGAACTGTAAGAAAACAGATTTTTGATGATCCCACTACTTCATATAAGTACTCTATATCAATGACTACTCGTAACATGCGCGAAGGTGAAGTGGATGGTGTAGATTACTTTTTCAAAACGAAAGAGCAGTTTGAAGAATTAATTAAGGACGATCAATTTATTGAATATGCGGAATATGTAGGCAATTATTATGGTACGCCAGTTCAATATGTTAAAGATACTATGGATCAAGGTTACGATGTTTTCTTGGAAATTGAAGTTGAAGGCGCAAAACAAGTAAGAAAAAAATTTCCTGATGCATTGTTTATCTTCCTTGCGCCACCAAGTCTTGACGACTTAAGAGAGCGCTTAGTTGGCAGAGGCACTGAATCAGATGAGAAAATTCAAAGTCGTGTGAATGAAGCACGTAAAGAAGTTGAAATGATGAATCTATATGATTATGTGGTCGTAAATGATGAAGTTGAACTTGCTAAAAATCGAATTCAGTCTATAGTAGAAGCTGAACATTTAAAAAGAGAGCGCATCGAAGCTAAATATAGAAAAATGTTATTGGAGGCAAAAAAATAA
- a CDS encoding NFACT family protein, which yields MAYDGLFTKKMVESLQNLVSGRIHKINQPENDTIIMVVRQNRKNHQLLLSIHPSFSRLQITDKKYDNPFNPPMFARVFRKHLEGGFIENIRQVGNDRRVEIDIKSKDEIGDTMHRTIILEIMGKHSNLILVDENRKIIEGFKHLTPNTNQYRTVMPGFEYEAPPSQNKLNPYEISGQEALKYIDFNAGKISKQLLNSFEGFSPLITNEIVSRRQFMTQDTLPEAYDEVMAETTLTPTPVFHKNHETGKEDFYFMKLNQFYDDVVEYDSLNDLLDRYYDARGERERVKQRANDLVRFVQQQLQKQQNKLSKLIDEYESAKDKETQQLYGELITANIYRIKQGDESVTALNYYTGEEVNIPLNPTKSPSVNAQYYYKQYNRLKTREHELDHQIQLTKENIDYFSNIEQQLEHITVDDIDDIRDELADQGFMKQRKNTKKKKNAQIQLQTYRSSDGDTILVGKNNKQNDYLTNKKAQKSHIWFHTKDIPGSHVVILNDSPSDETIKEAAMLAGYFSKAGNSGQIPVDYTEIRNVHKPSGAKPGFVTYDNQKTLYATPDYDKIQQMKES from the coding sequence ATGGCATATGATGGCTTATTTACTAAAAAGATGGTTGAATCATTACAAAATTTAGTTTCAGGTCGTATTCACAAGATAAATCAACCTGAAAACGATACTATTATTATGGTAGTACGACAAAATCGTAAAAATCATCAATTATTGTTATCTATTCATCCTAGCTTTTCAAGATTACAAATTACAGATAAAAAATATGATAATCCATTTAATCCACCTATGTTCGCACGTGTTTTTCGTAAGCATTTAGAAGGTGGATTTATAGAAAATATACGTCAAGTTGGCAATGATCGTCGTGTTGAAATTGATATTAAAAGTAAAGATGAAATCGGCGACACAATGCATCGTACTATTATATTAGAAATTATGGGGAAACATAGTAACCTTATTCTTGTAGATGAAAATCGCAAAATTATTGAAGGATTTAAGCATTTAACCCCCAATACTAACCAATATCGTACTGTAATGCCTGGCTTTGAATATGAAGCGCCTCCAAGTCAAAATAAGTTAAATCCTTATGAAATTTCTGGACAAGAAGCATTGAAATATATTGATTTCAATGCAGGCAAAATTTCTAAACAATTATTAAACTCATTTGAAGGGTTTAGCCCACTTATTACAAATGAAATAGTTAGTCGTCGACAATTTATGACACAAGATACGCTACCAGAAGCATACGATGAAGTGATGGCTGAAACTACATTAACCCCGACTCCTGTTTTTCATAAAAATCATGAGACTGGCAAGGAAGATTTCTATTTTATGAAATTAAATCAGTTTTATGATGATGTCGTAGAGTATGACTCACTTAACGATTTACTCGATCGTTATTATGATGCTCGTGGGGAACGAGAACGTGTTAAACAACGTGCAAATGATTTAGTCAGATTTGTACAACAACAATTGCAAAAACAACAAAATAAATTGAGTAAGTTAATTGATGAGTATGAGAGTGCTAAAGATAAAGAAACACAACAACTTTATGGTGAATTAATTACTGCAAACATTTACAGAATCAAGCAAGGTGATGAATCGGTAACGGCACTAAATTATTATACCGGCGAAGAAGTAAATATACCGCTCAATCCAACTAAATCCCCTTCAGTAAATGCTCAATACTATTATAAGCAGTATAACCGACTTAAAACACGTGAACATGAATTAGATCATCAAATTCAGTTAACGAAAGAAAATATTGATTACTTTTCAAATATCGAGCAACAATTAGAACATATCACCGTTGATGACATAGATGATATCCGCGACGAATTAGCTGACCAAGGTTTTATGAAACAGCGTAAAAATACTAAAAAGAAAAAGAATGCTCAAATTCAATTACAAACATATCGTTCAAGCGATGGTGACACCATCTTAGTCGGTAAAAATAATAAGCAAAATGATTACTTAACAAATAAAAAAGCACAAAAGTCTCATATTTGGTTCCATACTAAAGATATCCCAGGTTCGCATGTCGTTATTTTAAATGATAGTCCTAGTGATGAAACAATTAAAGAGGCTGCAATGTTAGCTGGTTACTTTTCTAAAGCAGGAAATTCTGGTCAAATTCCGGTTGATTATACAGAAATTAGAAATGTTCACAAACCATCTGGCGCAAAACCTGGCTTTGTAACTTATGACAATCAAAAAACATTATATGCAACACCAGACTATGATAAAATCCAACAAATGAAAGAATCTTAA
- a CDS encoding VOC family protein, protein MEIPKITTFLMFNDQAEEAINLYTSLFEDSEILTMVKYDEDGPGTPGTVQHSIFTLNGQVFMAIDANNGEELPMNPAMSLYVTVKDAMEMERLFSGLKKEGAILMPKTEMPPFREFAWVQDKFGVSFQLALPE, encoded by the coding sequence GTGGAAATACCTAAAATTACAACATTTCTTATGTTCAATGACCAAGCTGAAGAAGCAATTAATTTATATACAAGTCTATTCGAAGATAGTGAAATATTGACGATGGTTAAATATGATGAAGATGGACCTGGCACTCCAGGAACAGTACAACACTCTATCTTTACTTTAAATGGTCAAGTATTTATGGCGATTGATGCGAATAATGGTGAAGAATTGCCTATGAATCCTGCTATGTCATTATATGTCACTGTTAAAGATGCTATGGAAATGGAACGCTTATTTAGTGGCTTGAAAAAAGAAGGCGCTATTCTTATGCCTAAAACTGAAATGCCACCTTTTAGAGAGTTTGCTTGGGTTCAAGATAAGTTTGGGGTTAGTTTCCAACTTGCTCTACCAGAATAA